ATGAGATCGTTCCCCCAGGCCACGATGCGGTATCTCCATTTACGTAGGAAGGGTAGACTGAACAGCTTGATCAACACATAGCGGAATGCACGAGGATTGATCAATACCGCGTAGACCAGGATCATCAGCAGGGTGAATGTGAAGAGGTACCCGACCCAGAACAGACCTTCTGCTGTGAGGGTCATTCCGAACAGCGTCTGTTCCCAGTTCTCTGGAAATAGCCCGTGGACCCCAACAAAGATCATGATCAGTGGTACCATGGATACATAGAAGATCTCATCCATCATAGCGGTCACCATAACGATGGCCGTGCTCTTTCCTAGATTCATGCCCTCGCGATTGAGAAAATAGATGGCCACTGCCGATCCTCCAACTACACTTGGAGTGAGGGCAGAAGCGAACTCCCAGAGCAAGACGATATCAAAACATTGTCTCCATGAGAACTGCTTGGAGCTCAATACCCGCAGGCGGATTATATAGCCGCCCACCCGAATCACTAGACAGACGATCGCCAGAAAGAAGAAGAACATGGCCGTCCCCGTCCAATCGATCTTGCGAAGCGTATCGCGATAGGTGATGCGATCGTAGGAGCCATCCTCAGATATCCTGAATTCCTCATCCACATTGAATGCGACCTTCCCGTCCCCATCAGCATCCACCCACTCGTAGCTGCCTGTGTCACTGGGCTCATAGCGCACAGCCGTAAGACTGGAGTACAGCATATATCCGGCAGCCAGCAGGCCTATGAC
This window of the Flavobacteriales bacterium genome carries:
- a CDS encoding flippase-like domain-containing protein is translated as MSEQLQEEDIKKQLSIRKVLVPVVIGLLAAGYMLYSSLTAVRYEPSDTGSYEWVDADGDGKVAFNVDEEFRISEDGSYDRITYRDTLRKIDWTGTAMFFFFLAIVCLVIRVGGYIIRLRVLSSKQFSWRQCFDIVLLWEFASALTPSVVGGSAVAIYFLNREGMNLGKSTAIVMVTAMMDEIFYVSMVPLIMIFVGVHGLFPENWEQTLFGMTLTAEGLFWVGYLFTFTLLMILVYAVLINPRAFRYVLIKLFSLPFLRKWRYRIVAWGNDL